One stretch of Halodesulfovibrio sp. MK-HDV DNA includes these proteins:
- a CDS encoding ion transporter — translation MYLQDTLLGKVFNILLVASIVMSVLVVLAYSIPSVAAEYWYAVNYLEFFFTILFTIEYIFRIWCTPSPKTYIFSTFGVIDFLSVAPTWITILFPLFPSLALLRLFRVLRILRLVKLLQYLNDTHLMVQILRNSRRRIAVLSLWIMVLVVIFGTLMYVIEGQEHGFTSIPTSIYWAIVTLTTVGYGDITPQTVLGKAVAALIMLIGYSMIVILAGVISQEFSDVKKEIHGMACGSCGMSGHEHDAVYCKHCGARL, via the coding sequence ATGTACTTGCAGGATACTCTTCTAGGCAAGGTGTTCAATATTCTCCTAGTGGCGAGTATTGTGATGTCAGTACTTGTTGTACTTGCGTACTCAATCCCCTCTGTTGCGGCAGAATATTGGTATGCAGTAAATTATTTGGAATTTTTTTTCACGATTCTTTTTACCATAGAATACATCTTTCGAATTTGGTGCACACCTTCGCCGAAAACATATATATTCAGTACTTTCGGTGTGATAGACTTCCTGTCTGTTGCGCCTACATGGATAACAATCCTCTTTCCTCTCTTCCCTTCCCTCGCCTTATTACGTCTTTTCCGCGTGTTACGTATCCTGCGTCTAGTAAAGTTATTGCAGTATTTGAACGATACGCATTTAATGGTGCAGATTTTACGTAACAGTCGACGCAGGATTGCCGTATTGTCTTTATGGATTATGGTGCTCGTAGTTATCTTCGGAACGCTTATGTACGTGATCGAAGGTCAGGAGCATGGTTTTACATCCATCCCCACCTCAATTTATTGGGCAATCGTCACTTTGACTACAGTAGGCTATGGCGACATTACTCCACAGACTGTATTAGGTAAGGCTGTTGCAGCACTTATTATGTTGATCGGGTACAGTATGATTGTGATACTCGCCGGCGTTATTTCACAAGAGTTTTCTGATGTGAAAAAGGAAATTCATGGAATGGCATGCGGTTCCTGTGGAATGAGTGGTCATGAACATGACGCTGTATATTGCAAGCATTGTGGAGCCCGACTGTAG